In Sulfuracidifex metallicus DSM 6482 = JCM 9184, a single window of DNA contains:
- a CDS encoding pyridoxal-phosphate dependent enzyme — protein sequence MRVICTRCGKEREGMEVTCNRCGGPFKLDIDLPFSKEIRLNFPYIKDWVSLGEWNSPMIKGDLFYKLDFMNPTGSYKDRGSTTMISYLKQSGIKEIAEDSSGNAGASVAAYGAAAGMKVSIFVPSTARGNKVRQIQAYGASIVKVEGNRDDVSRAARESGLYHASHILQPHFRDGIRSLAYEIVRDLGWRKPEEVYVPVSAGTLLLGMYEGFRHMANEGVIKEIPKIVAVQTEQVSPLCAKINHVNYNPPEKLTSIADALVSTNPTLLPEMLNAIKDGECVTVSDQEILEAWKILARKGLLVEYSSATTLAGHMKNKGSNNAVLVLTGSGLKTLS from the coding sequence ATGAGGGTGATATGCACAAGATGCGGAAAAGAAAGGGAGGGAATGGAGGTAACATGTAATAGGTGTGGAGGACCTTTTAAATTAGATATAGACTTGCCCTTCTCAAAGGAAATAAGGCTAAACTTTCCTTATATCAAGGACTGGGTAAGCTTAGGTGAGTGGAACTCTCCAATGATAAAGGGAGACTTATTTTACAAACTTGACTTCATGAACCCAACTGGATCTTACAAGGATAGAGGATCTACGACCATGATATCATACCTAAAACAATCTGGAATAAAGGAGATTGCAGAAGATTCATCTGGTAATGCTGGTGCCTCAGTAGCAGCCTATGGAGCCGCTGCAGGCATGAAGGTGTCGATATTCGTACCTTCTACAGCTAGGGGAAACAAGGTAAGACAAATACAAGCCTATGGTGCTTCTATAGTCAAGGTAGAGGGAAATAGAGATGACGTGTCAAGGGCTGCTCGAGAATCTGGGTTATATCACGCCTCACATATCTTGCAACCCCATTTTAGGGACGGAATCAGATCCCTCGCCTATGAGATAGTTAGGGATTTAGGATGGAGAAAGCCTGAGGAGGTTTACGTTCCGGTGTCTGCAGGAACGCTTCTCCTGGGAATGTATGAGGGATTTAGGCACATGGCCAATGAAGGCGTAATTAAAGAGATTCCAAAGATAGTTGCTGTTCAGACAGAACAAGTTAGTCCATTGTGTGCAAAGATAAATCACGTCAATTATAATCCTCCTGAAAAGCTAACTTCCATCGCAGATGCATTAGTATCCACAAACCCCACCTTGTTACCTGAGATGCTTAACGCCATCAAAGACGGAGAATGTGTTACGGTAAGTGACCAAGAGATCTTGGAAGCGTGGAAGATATTGGCGAGGAAAGGACTCTTAGTAGAATACAGCTCTGCTACAACCCTTGCAGGGCATATGAAAAACAAAGGTTCGAATAACGCTGTTCTGGTGCTAACAGGGTCCGGCCTTAAGACGTTATCTTAA
- the cobB gene encoding NAD-dependent protein deacetylase, translated as MYEKLAEYLLSSTYVIVFTGAGISTASGISDFRGPNGLWKKYSPEIASVEFLQRDPKSFWEFYSTRMRGLFEAEPNTAHKALGELERMGLVQWIITQNIDGLHQKGGSKNVIELHGTMRKSYCSVCFESYDSMDILKRIDSGENPPICSCGGLIRPDVVLFGESVKKIEEALNIASEADMVLSIGSSLTVYPANLVPKTVKDSGGKLIIVNMQETPFDYMADEVIRDPVEIVLPELVKEIKERTKAKS; from the coding sequence ATGTACGAGAAGTTGGCTGAATATTTACTTTCCTCAACTTACGTTATTGTATTTACGGGGGCAGGTATTAGCACCGCTTCAGGAATTTCAGACTTTAGAGGACCAAATGGTTTGTGGAAGAAGTACTCACCAGAAATCGCTTCCGTGGAATTCCTTCAAAGAGATCCAAAGTCGTTCTGGGAATTCTATTCCACCAGAATGAGGGGACTCTTCGAGGCGGAGCCAAATACCGCTCATAAGGCTTTAGGAGAGCTGGAGAGGATGGGATTAGTTCAGTGGATAATAACGCAGAACATAGACGGTTTGCATCAGAAGGGAGGATCAAAGAATGTAATAGAATTACACGGAACCATGAGAAAGTCCTATTGTTCCGTATGTTTCGAAAGTTACGACTCCATGGACATACTTAAGAGAATAGATAGCGGTGAAAATCCTCCCATTTGTAGCTGTGGAGGATTAATAAGACCTGACGTAGTCCTGTTCGGAGAGTCCGTGAAGAAAATTGAGGAGGCACTTAATATAGCTTCAGAAGCTGACATGGTACTTTCTATAGGATCGTCTCTCACGGTTTACCCTGCTAACTTAGTCCCTAAGACGGTAAAGGACAGTGGTGGTAAATTGATAATAGTTAACATGCAGGAAACTCCTTTCGACTACATGGCAGACGAAGTGATCAGAGATCCCGTTGAGATTGTTTTACCAGAACTCGTAAAAGAAATAAAGGAAAGAACTAAGGCTAAGTCGTGA
- a CDS encoding DUF302 domain-containing protein: MELLRVRSNFNNTLELLSKLIQENNLKIVSRINAQENLAKANLKIEGNYIFEVFRPDLANKLFNKDIRAGIVPPLRIYVFEREGMTFVEYQKPSEILSKWGAEDLGRELDQMFERIMKGLDVEERETFEV; the protein is encoded by the coding sequence ATGGAACTCCTCAGAGTGAGATCAAATTTCAACAATACATTAGAATTATTATCAAAATTAATACAAGAGAATAACCTTAAAATAGTATCTAGGATAAATGCCCAGGAGAACTTGGCTAAGGCAAACCTAAAAATTGAGGGAAATTATATCTTCGAGGTCTTCAGACCGGACCTTGCAAACAAGTTGTTTAATAAGGATATAAGGGCAGGAATAGTTCCTCCCCTTAGGATTTACGTGTTTGAGAGGGAAGGTATGACCTTCGTTGAGTATCAGAAGCCCAGCGAAATTCTGTCCAAGTGGGGGGCTGAGGATCTAGGAAGGGAATTGGACCAAATGTTCGAGAGGATCATGAAAGGATTGGACGTTGAGGAAAGGGAAACTTTCGAAGTCTAA
- a CDS encoding circularly permuted type 2 ATP-grasp protein, whose amino-acid sequence MLDIKLSGIDGFFEYNDERYKQIIEKFNEIDPTEVSSLVNRLAALSGFTFYTGSFYRPVKIDPIPRILTRAEFQEMGLELRKRMIAINRLLYDVYHDKPSRLSEELVVKSPYFRPEMFGFDPPHGIYVYIMGEDIVKVNGNPIILEDNVRVPSGMSYAKKSQEIVESILKLGMRSNDGLNTMTKTLVNASETRDPVIGILTEGTYNSAYFEHKFYSDRMNLLLIEPSDLRYSQGEVLAKTVEGDVKIDVIYRRIEDLDVLTPGLMKAYLRGDVSLVNAPGTGIADDKMTFCFMPQIMEDYGIRGSLRQPFSLPAEEVKEETLEKLVLKRREGYGGTGTFIMSELDRDKRAVILKEVRKNPSEFIAQEFIDFDTVLSVIDDKLYETYADLRFFQFTEGTSDLVLSRVAPVGSKITNNSSGGLVKPVWVK is encoded by the coding sequence ATGCTTGACATAAAGTTATCAGGAATTGACGGTTTCTTTGAATATAATGATGAAAGGTATAAACAAATAATTGAAAAGTTTAACGAGATAGATCCAACTGAGGTATCCAGTCTAGTAAACAGATTAGCGGCCCTTTCTGGCTTCACTTTCTACACGGGCTCTTTCTACAGACCAGTCAAGATTGATCCGATACCCAGGATACTAACTAGGGCCGAATTCCAGGAGATGGGGCTTGAACTCAGAAAAAGAATGATTGCTATAAATCGACTGTTATACGACGTTTACCATGATAAGCCTTCCAGACTAAGTGAGGAATTAGTAGTTAAGTCTCCCTATTTTAGACCTGAGATGTTTGGTTTCGATCCTCCTCATGGTATTTATGTCTATATCATGGGCGAGGACATAGTGAAAGTGAACGGAAATCCCATTATATTGGAAGACAACGTGAGAGTTCCATCTGGAATGAGTTATGCCAAGAAGTCCCAGGAAATAGTTGAGTCCATTTTAAAGCTTGGTATGAGATCCAATGACGGTCTTAATACCATGACAAAGACCCTTGTTAATGCGTCGGAGACAAGGGATCCAGTAATAGGAATACTTACAGAGGGAACTTATAATTCGGCTTATTTTGAGCACAAGTTCTACTCAGACAGAATGAACTTGCTATTGATTGAACCTTCGGATCTACGGTATAGTCAAGGAGAAGTATTGGCAAAGACTGTGGAAGGTGACGTAAAGATAGATGTAATATACAGAAGGATAGAAGATCTTGACGTTCTAACTCCGGGTTTAATGAAGGCTTATCTTAGGGGCGATGTGAGCTTAGTTAACGCACCAGGCACAGGAATAGCGGATGACAAGATGACATTTTGCTTCATGCCTCAAATAATGGAAGATTACGGAATCAGAGGTAGCTTGAGGCAACCTTTTTCATTGCCCGCTGAGGAGGTAAAGGAGGAAACTCTGGAGAAGCTCGTGCTAAAGAGAAGAGAAGGTTATGGTGGAACCGGAACTTTCATAATGTCTGAACTGGATCGGGACAAACGGGCAGTAATCTTAAAGGAAGTGAGGAAGAACCCCTCAGAGTTCATAGCACAAGAGTTTATAGATTTCGATACTGTTCTCTCGGTCATAGATGACAAACTTTACGAAACTTACGCGGATCTGCGTTTCTTCCAATTTACCGAGGGTACATCAGACTTGGTCTTATCTAGGGTGGCTCCTGTGGGAAGTAAAATCACCAACAACAGTTCTGGAGGTTTGGTGAAGCCTGTATGGGTCAAGTAA
- a CDS encoding transglutaminase family protein — MGQVTSENVESFLYRVSYEAIYEYDDVVVLNDNILKIVPYPSDNQRLISEDVRSEPNGYKVRFIDSFGNVNYRIKVTEPHKLLRLSSESVVEVKRNQMIDCKLPCDLIDPKFTSSSDLIDVDFFLDIGKELLSSSKTLDELIRNTISFVRGKMTYQEGSTFIDTEASRSFLLGKGVCQDFAHVTIGILRSMKIPARYVMGLMNDNPKVTHAWVEVKTPGGWIPIDPTSYRLYSIDYVKFAIGRDSNDTPPVKGSFISSGKGRLLTVQVSVIAE; from the coding sequence ATGGGTCAAGTAACCTCTGAGAATGTTGAATCCTTCCTATACCGTGTGAGCTACGAAGCTATTTATGAGTACGATGACGTCGTAGTTCTAAACGATAACATATTGAAGATAGTTCCTTATCCGTCGGATAACCAAAGGTTAATTAGTGAAGATGTGAGGAGCGAACCTAATGGTTATAAAGTAAGATTTATCGATTCATTCGGTAACGTCAATTACCGGATAAAAGTTACCGAGCCTCACAAGCTTTTAAGGTTAAGCAGTGAGAGCGTTGTAGAAGTCAAGAGGAATCAGATGATAGACTGTAAGCTTCCCTGCGACCTTATAGATCCAAAGTTTACTTCCTCTAGCGACCTTATAGATGTGGATTTCTTTTTAGACATAGGCAAGGAACTTCTAAGCTCGTCTAAGACGTTAGATGAACTAATACGGAATACCATATCATTTGTGAGGGGAAAAATGACATATCAAGAAGGCTCTACGTTCATTGATACGGAAGCCTCGAGGAGTTTCCTCTTAGGTAAGGGAGTGTGTCAGGACTTTGCTCACGTTACTATAGGTATCCTTAGATCAATGAAGATCCCCGCTAGATATGTTATGGGACTGATGAACGATAATCCTAAGGTAACCCACGCATGGGTTGAAGTTAAGACCCCTGGAGGATGGATACCGATTGATCCCACAAGCTATAGGTTATATTCTATAGACTATGTTAAGTTTGCCATAGGTAGAGATTCCAATGATACTCCGCCAGTGAAGGGTTCCTTTATCAGTTCTGGAAAGGGCAGACTTTTAACGGTTCAGGTGAGTGTTATTGCTGAGTAA
- a CDS encoding alpha-E domain-containing protein has product MLSKSTGYKIYWAGRYLERIENVSRMGLFLSLKGEEDSLKAILATNDVKDYLKTEFLLVREDIRSFVDDNVIASLAYMERAIYSIDDGEKYFRDLLQATLAVENAIENFMAYPSNTIFPKKQEEVREEDLGKQSRD; this is encoded by the coding sequence TTGCTGAGTAAGTCCACTGGTTATAAGATTTATTGGGCCGGAAGATATTTGGAAAGAATAGAGAATGTATCTAGGATGGGTCTCTTCCTATCTTTGAAAGGAGAAGAGGACTCTCTCAAGGCCATATTAGCTACTAACGACGTTAAGGATTACCTTAAAACAGAGTTCCTTCTAGTGAGAGAAGATATAAGAAGTTTCGTCGATGATAATGTGATTGCCTCATTGGCTTATATGGAGAGGGCTATCTATTCAATCGATGATGGAGAGAAGTATTTTAGAGATCTTCTTCAGGCTACCCTAGCAGTGGAGAATGCTATTGAGAACTTTATGGCATATCCATCTAACACTATATTCCCCAAAAAGCAGGAAGAGGTAAGGGAGGAAGACTTAGGAAAACAATCTAGGGATTAA
- a CDS encoding alkaline phosphatase family protein: MRKLILLSTLFLIALMMFPLIPTQSESTQTLTPIRHVVIIILENHSFDSLFGTYPFGNPPLKNNVTCSLMRPIGLNLSVKLPNGNGGFVTPFQGSVILQDPTEGFTPYHEDWNYGLMNGFVEGSGQQSMAYVTYKQIPLLWDYAEEYVLADDYFSPVLETTQPNRLAYLTGFSTNVTGDGFVSGVIPFCDTIMYQLSEYDVSWAYFDYGYTGGVLSPFPLSAFNGNVDYSSYYFNTSVFLQDLHDGKLPSVSWLMFTGGDGYDTHSALDFHPPFNLTVGQENLVKYIDAIMQSPYWNSTAIFITFDEGGGFYDQVPPPIIYTYGEGNDKFLQGLGISNYSVLGERTPLLIISPYSREGWIDNYTLSGYTLLGFIDYNWHLPYLDQIVAHSDVQGLLKAFDFSKLRQPILLYPSNWSYPIPLQYPVHYGYVATIHNNYTSYQILYQKGYINSSVLSYVMKFSSATDSSEQNLTNVYNNVSNSTETNSSLISKNNVSKTNITTMISSLYKETEDDDNNGISPIILLYVAPILIVISLIGLYFTLRKRK, from the coding sequence GTGAGAAAACTAATCCTATTATCAACACTCTTTTTAATTGCGCTAATGATGTTTCCTCTAATTCCAACACAGTCGGAGTCAACTCAGACGCTTACGCCAATTAGACATGTGGTTATCATCATATTGGAGAACCACTCATTCGACAGTTTGTTTGGCACTTACCCGTTTGGAAACCCTCCACTAAAGAACAACGTTACTTGCTCCTTGATGAGACCGATAGGACTTAACCTTAGCGTCAAATTACCTAACGGAAACGGGGGATTCGTGACACCCTTCCAAGGCTCAGTTATCCTCCAGGATCCAACCGAGGGATTTACCCCCTACCATGAGGATTGGAACTACGGTTTAATGAACGGTTTTGTGGAGGGCTCGGGTCAGCAATCCATGGCATACGTAACTTATAAGCAAATTCCGCTTTTGTGGGACTACGCCGAAGAATACGTTTTAGCCGACGACTATTTCTCACCTGTTTTGGAGACAACTCAACCTAATAGGCTAGCTTATTTAACGGGTTTCTCAACTAACGTCACTGGAGATGGCTTCGTTAGTGGTGTTATTCCATTCTGTGATACAATTATGTACCAACTATCAGAATATGACGTTAGTTGGGCATATTTTGACTACGGTTACACTGGAGGCGTTTTATCTCCATTTCCACTTTCTGCGTTTAATGGTAACGTTGATTACTCATCCTATTATTTTAACACTAGTGTGTTTCTTCAGGATCTACATGACGGTAAACTTCCCTCAGTTTCTTGGTTGATGTTTACGGGTGGAGACGGATATGATACTCATTCGGCGTTGGATTTCCATCCACCTTTTAATCTAACCGTGGGACAAGAAAACTTAGTGAAGTACATTGATGCAATAATGCAAAGTCCTTACTGGAATTCCACAGCTATATTTATAACGTTCGATGAGGGAGGAGGTTTCTATGACCAAGTTCCTCCACCCATAATTTATACTTACGGAGAGGGCAACGACAAGTTCCTGCAGGGCTTAGGCATAAGCAATTATTCCGTCCTTGGAGAGAGGACTCCTCTGTTAATAATCTCACCTTACTCTAGGGAGGGATGGATAGACAACTACACTTTATCTGGATATACCTTGCTTGGCTTCATCGATTACAATTGGCATCTTCCATACTTGGATCAAATAGTAGCTCATTCAGACGTGCAAGGGTTATTGAAGGCTTTCGATTTCTCTAAACTTAGGCAACCAATCTTACTATATCCTTCAAATTGGAGTTATCCAATTCCTCTCCAATACCCAGTGCATTACGGCTACGTTGCTACAATTCACAATAATTACACAAGTTATCAAATACTTTATCAAAAAGGTTATATAAACTCCTCTGTGCTTTCATATGTGATGAAATTTTCATCAGCTACAGATTCATCGGAACAAAATCTGACAAATGTTTATAACAACGTTTCCAACTCTACAGAGACCAATTCCTCTTTGATTAGTAAGAATAATGTGAGTAAAACTAATATAACTACGATGATATCCTCCCTGTATAAAGAGACCGAGGACGATGATAATAATGGTATATCACCGATTATCCTGCTCTACGTTGCACCAATCTTGATTGTGATATCATTGATAGGTCTATACTTTACATTACGTAAAAGAAAATAA